Proteins from a single region of Amycolatopsis sp. CA-230715:
- a CDS encoding VOC family protein, which produces MSASRVLGLAPHLFVQDIDGALAFYRKAFGAVELFRNRLPSGVVLFVELAVGDARLLVSEEIPQLDALAPPTVGGCPMLLTLETEDPDDLARRAVFAGAEVEAPVEELFFGERYGRVRDPFGHRWALTTKRELFTPEDIDARAPREV; this is translated from the coding sequence GCGCCGCACCTGTTCGTCCAGGACATCGATGGAGCGCTGGCCTTCTACCGCAAGGCTTTCGGCGCTGTCGAACTGTTCCGCAACCGGCTGCCGAGCGGAGTGGTCCTGTTCGTCGAACTCGCTGTCGGCGACGCGAGACTGCTTGTCAGCGAGGAGATCCCCCAGCTGGACGCGCTCGCGCCGCCCACGGTCGGCGGTTGCCCGATGCTGCTCACGCTGGAGACCGAGGATCCCGACGATCTCGCCAGGCGCGCGGTCTTCGCGGGCGCGGAGGTCGAAGCCCCGGTGGAGGAACTGTTCTTCGGCGAGCGTTACGGCCGGGTGCGCGATCCGTTCGGCCATCGGTGGGCGCTGACCACGAAACGCGAGCTGTTCACACCCGAGGACATCGACGCCCGCGCACCGCGGGAGGTCTGA